The following is a genomic window from Flavobacteriales bacterium.
GATGGCGCGTGCGCCCTCCGCGCCGCCCATGTCCTCGGCCTCCCAGCCGAACTGATCGAGGATGGTGACCACCTGTTGCTTGGCGCCTGCGTCGTTGCCGCAGATGAACATGGTGGGCCGGGTGTCGCCGAAGTCCGGGTCCACCATGAAGGCGTTGCCCACGCTGTTGAACGCCTTCACCAGGTGCGCCCTGGGATTGGCGCGCTGCAGCCGTTCCATCAGGCTGTCCTCAAGCGTGGTGAAAAAGCGCAGCACCCCGTTCTCGGGCGGAGCATCGGCGATGGGGTTGGTGGTGTCGATCACGGTCTTGCCCGCCAGGTCGTCCGCGTCGCAGAGCTGCAGGGCGGCCTCTGCGGCCGTGCCCTTGCTGCACAGCACGATCACATCGGCCCAGGCGCCCACCTCCTTGTGCGTGCCCACGCGGCCGGTGGGATGCTTGTCCAGCCAGCCGGCCACCTTGTCCGGGTTGCGCGTGGCGATGGTCACATCATGTCCGTGCTTCAGGAAACCGGAGGCGAGCACCTGGCCCACCATGCCCGTACCGAGGATGCCGATCTTCATGCGTCGAGGGGTTGTCCCTCGAAAGGTAGGTCGTGCAGCCTCTCCCATCGCACCTTTGCGGCATGAACGCCACCGACCCCCGGGCCGCCGCCTTCCTGCGCCTGCTGACCATCATGGACGAGCTGCGCACGGGCTGCCCGTGGGACCGCAAGCAGACCATGGCGACCCTCCGTCCGCTCACCATCGAGGAGACCTACGAGCTGGGCGACGCCATCCTGGAGGAGGACCTGGACGGCGTGCGCAAGGAGCTGGGCGACCTCATCCTGCACATCGTGTTCTATGCCCGGATCGGGTCCGAGCGCGGGGCCTTCGACATCACCGAGGTGCTGAACGGCATCTGCGACAAGCTCATCCATCGGCACCCGCACATCTACGGGGACGTGAAGGTGCAGGACGAGGAGGAGGTGAAGGCCAACTGGGAGCGGATCAAGCTGCAGGAGAAGGGTGCCGCGGCATCCGGGGAGCGCAGCGTGCTGGAAGGCGTGCCCAAAGGCCTGCCCTCCCTGGTGAAGGCGGTGCGCGTGCAGGACAAGGCGCGGGGCGTGGGCTTCGACTGGGAGCACCGCGACCAGGTGTGGGCGAAGGTCCATGAGGAGCTTGCCGAGCTGAAGCGCGAGGTGGACGCGGGATCGGAACGCCGTGCCGACGAGGTGGGCGATGTGCTGTTCAGTGTGGTGAACTACGCGCGCTTCGTCGGGGTGGACCCGGACGAGGCGTTGGAGCGCACGAACCGCAAGTTCATCCGGCGCTTCCAGTTCCTGGAGCGCGAGAGCCGCAAGGACGGGCGTGAGCTGGGCGCGATGACCCTGGCCGAGATGGACCTGTACTGGGACCGTGCCAAGGAGGAGGAGCAACGCTTCGGGGTGCAGTGAACGGCGTGGAGCGCGAACGACCCGTTGTGATCGTCGGGCGCCGGGGTCGGAGCGCCGATCTTTGCACCGTGCTCCGCGGACCTGCCCTGCTCACCTTGGTGCTTTCGCTCGGTGCCGTCCTGACCGGACGGGCGCAATGCGTGAACCCGATCGCGGCCTTCCCCTACGGCGAAGGGTTCGAGAACGGGCCGCAATGGACCGCCGGCGGAATCAGCAGCGATTGGGCGTGGGGCACACCGGCGCATCCCTCGATCAACAGCGCGGGGGGCGGTGTGCGCAGCTGGTGCGTCGGCGGGCTTACGGGCACCTTCTACAACTACGGCGAGCTGAGCTGGTTGGAGAGCCCCTGCTTCGACATGTCCGCGCTGGATCACCCCTGGATCTCCTTCAAGATCTTCTGGGAATGCGAGCGGCAGTATGATGGCATGACCTTTCAGCTGTCGCTGAACGGCGGCCAGACCTGGAGCAATGTGGGGGCCTGGGGCGATCCGGTGGACTGCCTCAACGACAACTGGTTCAACGCCGGCAACATCACCAACCTCACCTCGGCCAGCCCCAAGCACGGCTGGAGCGGGCGCAGCGGTTCCACCAGTGGCAGTTGCCAGGGCGGTTTCGGCAGCGGCGGCTGGGTCACGGCGAAGCACTGCATGCCGGCGGCCGCCAACCAACCGCAGGTCATCTTCCGCTTCCTGTTCGGCGCCGGCACCCAGTGCAACGGCTACGACGGCATCGCCATCGACGACATCCTCATCCAGGAGGCGGAGGGCGCCATCGCGGATTTCACCTGGACCTGCGCCGGAGCTTCGGCCTCCTTCACGCCGGTGGCGGGCGGGTGCCCCACGTCCTGGACGTGGGACTTCGGCGATCCGGCCTCCGGCGGGCAGAACAGTTCGTTCTCCCAGAACCCGTCGCATACGTTCTCCGGTCCGGGCACGTACTCCGTCACCCTCACCACCGACGGACCGTGCAGCGACCCGGTGAGCATCACGCTGCCGGTGGTGGTACCTGAGGTGAGCGTGGACGTCATCGATGCGGATTGCTCTGGCGTCCTGGGCTCGGCATCGGCGGTCGTGGCCACAGGCACCATAGGCATCACGTACAGCTGGTCGCCGGGCGGCGGCAGCGGCGCATCGATCACGGGCCTTGCCCCCGGCACCTACACGGTGACCGTGACGGAGGCGGGCGGCTGCTCTTCCACGGCCACGGGGGTGGTGAACGGACCGGTGCCAGTGCAGGTGCAGGCCATGGCCGACACCATCGTGTGTGAGGGCGCGGCGCTCACGCTCCTCGCCACGAGCACCGGGGGCACGGGGGCCGTGCAGTTGACATGGTCGCCGACCGGGCCGGTGTTGAACCCTGCGGTGGCCGGCACCTATTCCGTGGTGGCCGTCGATGCCGCCGGGTGCACGAGCACTGCGGATGATGTGGTGGTGGGGGTGGCGCCTCTTCCGCAGCCCACCGTGCAGGTGGACGCCTTGGCCGGCTGCGCACCGCTCTGCGTGTCGCTGGCCGTGCAGGGCGTGGGGGCGGGAACGACCACCTGGGACCTCGGCGATGGCACCACCGCGAGCGGGGCCACCGTGCAGCATTGCTATGCGCAGGAAGGGAGCTTTGTGCCGACGGTGGCGCATGAGGTGCTTCCCGGCTGTGCCGGAACAGCGAACGGTGCACCGCTGATCGTGAACGCACCGCCCGTGGCGGCCTTCACCGTGCCCGCCGTGGTCCAGGAAGGGTCGGGTGCGGTGCCCATCGTGGACGCCTCGCTGGATGCGGTGCTCTGGTCATGGGACCTGGGCGACGGCAGCACGGCGAGCGGTCCGCAGCCTCAGCACACGTACGCCGACCTGGGTTGTCGTACGATCAGCCTGGTGGTCACCGATGCGGCGGGTTGCACGGACGGCACCTCTGCGGAAGTGTGCGTGGAAGGCGACTATGCGTTCCACGCGCCCAACGCCTTCACCCCGGACGCGGACGGGATCAACGATGTGTTCCTGCCGCGCTCCACGGTGCAGCGCCCGCAGGCCTACGAGCTGCGCATCCATGACCGCTGGGGCGCCTTGCGCTTCCTTAGTTCCGAACTGTCCGAGGGCTGGGATGGCGAGGGTGAGCCACAAGGCGTTTACACCTGGACGGTGATGCTGCGCGATGGGTTCGGCACACGGCACCTGCACCGAGGGCACGTGTCGCTGCTTCGCTAGGCCGATCAGCGAGCCCAGGCCTGGGGATCCTGCACCGGTGTCGTTCCGGGGAACGTTCCCCGCTTGCGCTTGCGGCCCGCGTGCATGCCCCAGTTGACCGACAGGCAGATCAGGTTGGCATGGAGCCCCGCGTAGGGGAAGCGCTCCACCCCGTCGATCACCTCGCGGTAGGCGGTGTTGTGGAAGTTGGTCAGCACGTACTTCACCGACACGTTGAAGCCAAGCGGGGCCTGCACCCCGAGCATCACGCTTTGGAAGAAGGGCTGTGTCCGGTCGCTGAACCACACGTTGAACTTGTCCTCCTTCTTCTCGTTCGCGTAGCGCTTCTCCTTGTAGTTGAAGGGCAGTTCCAGTTCGTAGCCGGCGAAGACGAGCACGTTGTGCATGCGGCCCAGCTTGATGCCCAGCGGAAGTCCGAGGGTATAGGTGCGGTACTTGTATCGTTCGTTGCTCCCGGGCACATCGTAGATGAAGCCCAGGTTGCGGATGCCCAGACCGCTGAAGAAGCCCACGTGCGCACCGGCGTCCCAGTGCACCAGCACGCGCGGGTTCACGAAGGGGGCGAACCGCACGATGCCGCCCTGACCGGATGGCACCGAGTCGCGCGACACGTTGAGCACGGGGAAGGAGAACACCCACTCGCTGCCGTTGGTGAGGTAGAACGTGCGTGGGTCGGGTCGCTGGGGCGGCGTGAGGGGCGAGGTCTGCGCGAAGAGGGCCCCTTTGATGAGGAGCGGGATGAAGGTGGCGAGGAGGCGGGTGCTCATGGGCGTGGCGCGGCAAGGTCGCGCAGGGCCAGGTAGACCCGGTGCATGGGGAGGCCCATCACCGTGTAGAAGCTGCCTTCGATCCGGGCCACGGCGGTGTAGCCGATCCAGTCCTGCACCCCGTAGGCGCCGGCCTTGTCCAGCGGGTGGTGGCGTTCCACGTAGTAGGCGATCTCCTCGGGCGCCAGGCTGCGGAAGGTCACTCGGGCCACATCGCTGAAGCGGATCCGCCGCTCCGCGGAGCGCAGGCAGACCCCGGTGACCACGCGGTGGGTGCGCCCGCTGAGCAGGCCGAGCATACGCCGGGCGTCCGCATCATCCAGGGGCTTGTTCAGCAGCAGGCAGGTGCCGGGTTCCTCGTCGAGCAGGACGGTGGTGTCGGCGGTCACCAGCACCTCGTCGGCGGCGAGCGCGGGCGTGAAGGCGGTGGCCTTTCGGACGGCGAGGTGTTCCGCCACCTCGTCCAGTGGCAGGTCTCCCGGCGGGGTCTCATCCACGTCGAGGGGCACCACGCGCAGCGGCAACTCCAGGCCTTCCAGCAATTGGCGCCTGCGGGGCGACGCAGAGCCGAGCACGATCCGCCAGGGGAGCAGGGGCCGGGCGCTCATGACAGGTCCAGCACGAGCGGCACCAGAAGGCCGTAGCCGACGGCGAGCACCATGGCGACCTTCATCACGATGCCGGCGCGGACGTGGGCGGCGCGGTCGTGGGCGTTCCAGGTGAGGCCGGCGCTGACGAGCAGGGTGAGGATGAGCACGGCGATGGTCCAGTACGAGAGGCGGTCGTCGAGGAAGGCACGGCGCAGGAGCAGCAGGGCGGCCACCAGGACCAGGGTGTGCACCAGCACGATGGCGCGGGCGGCGCCCATGCCCCACACGATGGGGATCGTTCGACAGCCCAGGGCGCGGTCGCCGGGCACATCGGCCATGTCCTTCTGCAGCTCGCGCACCAGGGTGGCCACGAAGGCGAAGCCCGTGAAGGCGAACACCCAATACCAGATCACGCGGAAGTAGAAGTGAACGGCGGCCTCGTCGTTGAAGGCGAGGAGCAGTTCGCCGGCATGCAGGCGCTGCGCGAGGGGGATCTCGTAGAGCCCGACGGTGAGCGGCACCAGTGCGGTGAGGGTCGCCACCAGGCCGTTGCCGATGATGAGCTGGCGCTTGAAGGAGGTGCTGTAGGTCCACAAGGCGCCGACGGCGAAGGGCGGGATGACGGCCAGCCGCCACAGGCCGGTGTGCGCCGCCACGGCCCACCCGCAGAGGAGGCCCAGGCCGCTGAGCACGAGGTGGGCCACCATGGCCTTGCGCCGGGGCACGGTGCGCCCCACGATGAGCGCGTCGGGCTTGTTGATGCGGTCGATGCGTGTGTCGAAGTAATCATTGATGATGTTGCCTCCCGCGGCGATGAGGACGGTGCTGCACACCAACAGGATGAACCAGGACGTTCCCAGAGCGAGGGTGAGCCCGCTCGCGCCGAGCAGACCGCCCACCACACCGTGGCGGATGACCACCATGGTGCCCGCGATGATGAACAGGTTCACGGGGCGGGTGAGGCGGAGGAGGTCCAGCATCGCGTCACCAGGTGTGTGCCCCGTCCGTCAGCCAGCGTCCCTGCACCTTCAGCGTCTGCTCCAGCACGTCGCGCACGCAGCCCCCGCCGCCGGGCAGCCGGCTCACGTAGTGGCTGATGGCCTTCACCTCTTCGGCGGCATCGGCCGGGCAGCAGGCCAGCGCCACGCGCTGCATCACACGCAGGTCAGGGATGTCGTCGCCCATGTAGGCGGAACGCGCGGGATCGAGCCTCTGTTCGGTGATGAGCCGCTCCACGAGCTCCAGCTTGTCGCGGGTGCGCGTGTGCACCTCGGAAACGCCGAGCAGTTGGAAGCTCTGCACCACGCCGTCGCTGTGGCCGCCGGTGACGATGACGATGCGCAGGCCCTCGCGCACGGCATGCTGCACGGCGTAGGCGTCGCGGGTGTGGAAGGTGCGCACCGGGTCCAGGCCGGGCATCAGCAGCACGCGGTTGTCGGTGAACACACCGTCCACGTCGAACAGGAAGGTGTCCAGCGCTGCCAGGCGTTCCTTGTAGGTGGGTTCAGCGGGCATCGGGCGTTCGGGGATGCCGCTTCGCGATCAGGTCGGAGAGCAGCG
Proteins encoded in this region:
- a CDS encoding NAD(P)-binding domain-containing protein: MGEAARPTFRGTTPRRMKIGILGTGMVGQVLASGFLKHGHDVTIATRNPDKVAGWLDKHPTGRVGTHKEVGAWADVIVLCSKGTAAEAALQLCDADDLAGKTVIDTTNPIADAPPENGVLRFFTTLEDSLMERLQRANPRAHLVKAFNSVGNAFMVDPDFGDTRPTMFICGNDAGAKQQVVTILDQFGWEAEDMGGAEGARAIEPLCILWCIPGFIRNQWTHAFKLLRK
- the mazG gene encoding nucleoside triphosphate pyrophosphohydrolase, with amino-acid sequence MNATDPRAAAFLRLLTIMDELRTGCPWDRKQTMATLRPLTIEETYELGDAILEEDLDGVRKELGDLILHIVFYARIGSERGAFDITEVLNGICDKLIHRHPHIYGDVKVQDEEEVKANWERIKLQEKGAAASGERSVLEGVPKGLPSLVKAVRVQDKARGVGFDWEHRDQVWAKVHEELAELKREVDAGSERRADEVGDVLFSVVNYARFVGVDPDEALERTNRKFIRRFQFLERESRKDGRELGAMTLAEMDLYWDRAKEEEQRFGVQ
- a CDS encoding PKD domain-containing protein, giving the protein MLRGPALLTLVLSLGAVLTGRAQCVNPIAAFPYGEGFENGPQWTAGGISSDWAWGTPAHPSINSAGGGVRSWCVGGLTGTFYNYGELSWLESPCFDMSALDHPWISFKIFWECERQYDGMTFQLSLNGGQTWSNVGAWGDPVDCLNDNWFNAGNITNLTSASPKHGWSGRSGSTSGSCQGGFGSGGWVTAKHCMPAAANQPQVIFRFLFGAGTQCNGYDGIAIDDILIQEAEGAIADFTWTCAGASASFTPVAGGCPTSWTWDFGDPASGGQNSSFSQNPSHTFSGPGTYSVTLTTDGPCSDPVSITLPVVVPEVSVDVIDADCSGVLGSASAVVATGTIGITYSWSPGGGSGASITGLAPGTYTVTVTEAGGCSSTATGVVNGPVPVQVQAMADTIVCEGAALTLLATSTGGTGAVQLTWSPTGPVLNPAVAGTYSVVAVDAAGCTSTADDVVVGVAPLPQPTVQVDALAGCAPLCVSLAVQGVGAGTTTWDLGDGTTASGATVQHCYAQEGSFVPTVAHEVLPGCAGTANGAPLIVNAPPVAAFTVPAVVQEGSGAVPIVDASLDAVLWSWDLGDGSTASGPQPQHTYADLGCRTISLVVTDAAGCTDGTSAEVCVEGDYAFHAPNAFTPDADGINDVFLPRSTVQRPQAYELRIHDRWGALRFLSSELSEGWDGEGEPQGVYTWTVMLRDGFGTRHLHRGHVSLLR
- the maf gene encoding septum formation protein Maf; amino-acid sequence: MSARPLLPWRIVLGSASPRRRQLLEGLELPLRVVPLDVDETPPGDLPLDEVAEHLAVRKATAFTPALAADEVLVTADTTVLLDEEPGTCLLLNKPLDDADARRMLGLLSGRTHRVVTGVCLRSAERRIRFSDVARVTFRSLAPEEIAYYVERHHPLDKAGAYGVQDWIGYTAVARIEGSFYTVMGLPMHRVYLALRDLAAPRP
- a CDS encoding geranylgeranylglycerol-phosphate geranylgeranyltransferase, translated to MLDLLRLTRPVNLFIIAGTMVVIRHGVVGGLLGASGLTLALGTSWFILLVCSTVLIAAGGNIINDYFDTRIDRINKPDALIVGRTVPRRKAMVAHLVLSGLGLLCGWAVAAHTGLWRLAVIPPFAVGALWTYSTSFKRQLIIGNGLVATLTALVPLTVGLYEIPLAQRLHAGELLLAFNDEAAVHFYFRVIWYWVFAFTGFAFVATLVRELQKDMADVPGDRALGCRTIPIVWGMGAARAIVLVHTLVLVAALLLLRRAFLDDRLSYWTIAVLILTLLVSAGLTWNAHDRAAHVRAGIVMKVAMVLAVGYGLLVPLVLDLS
- a CDS encoding 3-deoxy-D-manno-octulosonate 8-phosphate phosphatase, producing MPAEPTYKERLAALDTFLFDVDGVFTDNRVLLMPGLDPVRTFHTRDAYAVQHAVREGLRIVIVTGGHSDGVVQSFQLLGVSEVHTRTRDKLELVERLITEQRLDPARSAYMGDDIPDLRVMQRVALACCPADAAEEVKAISHYVSRLPGGGGCVRDVLEQTLKVQGRWLTDGAHTW